GCATTGAAAAGGAAAGTCATCAGAGGTGGTTCATGGAAGGATATCGGTTACTATATCCAGACCGGAACAAGAACGTATGAATATCAAGATACGGCCAAATCCTATATCGGATTCCGTTCTGTGATGACCTATCTCGGTCGAGGGAAAACGGGGGATCCTGAGACTTGGAATTGATGTAACACAATAGAAACAAGCATAGAAACCAATAAATAAAAGCGAGGAATAACATGAAACCAGGAAGTAAAGCGTGGAAAAAGTTCATGGCGAAGCTCTACGGTATAGGAGCTTCAGTAGTGATCATCGGAGCATTGTTCAAAATCCAACACTGGCCAGGGGCCAATCTTATGCTCATACTCGGTCTAGGTACCGAAGCAGTGATATTCTTCTTCTCGGCATTCGAGCCTATACATGAAGAAGTAGATTGGACATTGGTATATCCTGAACTAGCTACAGGTGAACAGAATGAACATAGTCCTGCGCTGAAAGGAGGTTCAATGACTGAAGAGCTTGACAAGATGATGGAAGAGGCCAAGATCGAGCCTGAATTGATCGCCAGTCTTGGGGACGGGATGCGTAAACTCTCTACTCAAGCGAATCAACTCTCCGACATCACAGATGCCAGCGTAGCGACCAATGAATACGTGAATCGTGTCAGCACGGCTTCTGCCAAGATGAGTGAATTGACCGATACTTATTCCAAAGCTGCTGAGACCATCATGGGAATCAGTGAATCAGGTGAATCAGGTGTCAATGCAGGTAGTGAATTGGCTCGAATGAATTCGAACCTTTCCAACTTGAATCAGATGTATGAACTCCAACTGGAGTCTGCACGTACCAAACTGACGGCTGCTGATGAAGCTTTCAGTGGAGTGCAATCACTGATGGAGAACTTGAATGCCTCTGTCAATGACACTGAACGCTATAAAGAGAATATTGCAGAACTATCAAGAAATCTTTCTGCACTTAACACCGTCTATGGCAACATGCTGTCTGCCATGAACGTGAATGCAGGATCAAATTGATCTGCCCTCCAGATCGACCATTAAATCACTAAAGTAGAAAGACCATGGCTGGAGGAAATCTCTCACCAAGACAGCAGATGATCAACATGATGTACCTCGTGTTGACCGCTCTGCTGGCCTTGAACGTATCTAAAGAAATACTGGACTCCTTTATCATAGTTGATGAAGGACAGGTTACTGCTCGAAGGGCCTTCGAGGGAAAATTGAGTCAGCAATTGAGCAATTTTGCCTCACTAGCTCAAGAGAATCCTGAGAAATACGGTGAACCGTATGAGAAGGCTGCGACTATTCATGATTCAGCAAGTGAATTGATTACCCATATCAATCTGATCAAAGCCAAGACCATCGCTAAGACCGATGGTCTGGAGATGGAACAGGTCTATGACCCAAAGATGGATACTGTGCTCGGAACGGGTTTCATCAACTCCAAAGACAACTACGATGTCAATACGGAGATCATGATAGGTTCTGAACCTGCATCCCCGCGTACGGAATACAGCGATTCTGACGGAGACACCTACAACTATACTGCCCTTGAGCTCAAGAAGCGCTTGGAGAATTATAGAGATCTGGTGACTACGAATATCAAGGACAACCCAAAACTGATCCAATCGATCAATGAGATCTTCGACTACGGTAAGAAGAGAGATTCTCAAGGTCAGGAGGTGACTTGGGAAGTGCTCAACTTCTATCACGTGCCGATAGCAGCTACCACGGCCCTCCTATCCAAGCTTCAAGCAGATATCAGGAATGCGGAGAATGATGCTATTGGAAACATGTTTGCAGACGTTGAGAAATCATCTTACAAGTTCACCGACCTCACAAGTGCTGTCATTCCGCAAGCTACCAATGTTACTACTGGGGCCAATTATGAGGCAGATGTCTTCTTAGCGGCCTATGATGCACAGAATGTACCTGAGATCCGTCTTGGTAAGCCCGGAGTGCGATTTGATTCTACTCGATTGGAATTGGACGGGGAGTACGATATCCTTGAAATGGAAGGTACCAAAGGGAAAGTCAAACTGCCAGCTGGAGGCCTAGGTCAACAGCAGAGAGAAGGTGTGATCATCTTCACCCCGGTAGGAGGACAACCGGTGGTAGAACCATTCAAACTGGACTATAACGTAGTAGCCCCTACACTTGTGGTCTCACCTACCAAGATGAATGTATTCTATAAGGGAGTGGACAATCCGGTCACCGTTGGGGTTCCTGGATTCGCTGACAAGGACGTAGTGCCGAGTATCAGCAATGGATCCATATCCAAGGGTAGTGATGGATATGTGGTGCGTGTATCAAGTGGTACATCTGCGGATATCAATGTGACTTGTACCCTTCCTGATGGTTCTAAAAAGAGCCTCGGACCAGCTAAATTCCGAGTGAAGTCTGTACCTGACCCCGTGGCCATGTTCGGTGGTAAAGGGACCAGCGATGCGACCATCAAATACAATGAACTCACAGCGTCACAAGGTGTGGCGGCAGTGATGAAGGATTTCGACTTCGATCTGCGATTCTCCGTGACAAAATTCAATATCTCCATGTCCGTTGGCGGGCAGTTCATCACTAAGGCCTCCTCTAGCAATAGGGTCACGCCCGAGATGAAAGAGATGTTGAGCAGAGCTAAGAATGGCCAGAAGGTATTTATAGAAGGTATCCGTGCTAAAGGTCCTGATGGGACCGTACGTTCGCTCGGTTCCTTGGCTTTCAAAGTGGTCAGGTAAACACTGTAATACACACAACGATGAAAAGGTTCTTATTTCTTCTCGCCATAGCTGGACTGCTTGCAACCGATACGGATGTGAAAGCCCAGACCGTACTGGACGGTGCCTATATCAAGGAGCATACCCGTACCAAAAAGGTAGTGCCTTACCCGAGCATCCGAGAAGCTGATGTCATGTGGTCGAAAAGGATCTGGCAGGTCATAGACCTTAGAGAAAAGATCAATCTACCTCTCTACTATCCTACTGAGGAGATCAATGACCGGAAGAACCTATTTGATGTGATCAAGCATGCTTTGCTGGTCGATGGATCGATCACGGCTTACAGCACAGGTGCGCTAGGTGATGATGATGAATTCAAGGTTCCGTTGCTTACTTCTGAGATCAAGGATATGATGTCGACCATCGACACCACATATACCCAGGATCTCGATACGGGCGAACTTGTAGAAGTCATCCAGCAGATCGATGTGCAATCTTCTGATATCAAGAAATACAAGATCAAAGAAGACTGGTACTTCGATAAGCAGCGATCAGAGCGCTATGTGCGTATCATCGGAATTGCACCCATGATCGAGAACAAGGGTGAAGACGGTGAGGTACGTGGATACACAGATATGTTCTGGTTGTATTTCCCTGAGTGCCGATATGTATTGGCCAATTGGGACATCTTCAACCGCCACAATGATGCGGAAAGACGTTCGTATGAGGACTTCTTCTGGAAGCGTCAGTTCAATAGCTATGTGGTCAAGGAGAGTAATGTCTATGACAGGAACATCGCTGAGTATACCACCGGTATCGATCACCTCTTGGAATCAGAACGCATCAAGAACGAGATCTTCGAAATGGAGCACGACCTTTGGTCGTATTGATTCATAAAGAATATTCAATCTTATCAAAGCCACATCATCTGATGTGGCTTTTTCTTTTCTCCATCATACGAAGTCAATCATGACCTCGTTAGACTTCTACCTCCGCCACTTCCCTCCTATCACACCTGAACTGATAGACTATGAAGTGTTCGATCATCTCACTCGCTTGCTTATGTATAGTGAGTTCATTCCATCTTCCCGCCCAAGAGTATCTGCCCGCCCATCACATACGCGAGGCCGATGTGATGTGGAGCCAAAGGGTCTGGAGAGAACTCGACCTCAAACAGAAGATCAATCAGCCGCTCTATTATCCGGTGCATTCTTCTCAAGGGTATTCCAGTCTCTATGATGTACTCACTGAAGCCATCCATAATGG
This DNA window, taken from Flavobacteriales bacterium, encodes the following:
- the gldL gene encoding gliding motility protein GldL, which codes for MKPGSKAWKKFMAKLYGIGASVVIIGALFKIQHWPGANLMLILGLGTEAVIFFFSAFEPIHEEVDWTLVYPELATGEQNEHSPALKGGSMTEELDKMMEEAKIEPELIASLGDGMRKLSTQANQLSDITDASVATNEYVNRVSTASAKMSELTDTYSKAAETIMGISESGESGVNAGSELARMNSNLSNLNQMYELQLESARTKLTAADEAFSGVQSLMENLNASVNDTERYKENIAELSRNLSALNTVYGNMLSAMNVNAGSN
- the gldN gene encoding gliding motility protein GldN; its protein translation is MKRFLFLLAIAGLLATDTDVKAQTVLDGAYIKEHTRTKKVVPYPSIREADVMWSKRIWQVIDLREKINLPLYYPTEEINDRKNLFDVIKHALLVDGSITAYSTGALGDDDEFKVPLLTSEIKDMMSTIDTTYTQDLDTGELVEVIQQIDVQSSDIKKYKIKEDWYFDKQRSERYVRIIGIAPMIENKGEDGEVRGYTDMFWLYFPECRYVLANWDIFNRHNDAERRSYEDFFWKRQFNSYVVKESNVYDRNIAEYTTGIDHLLESERIKNEIFEMEHDLWSY